TTTGTCGTGTCTAAAAGGTCCAAGTCGCGTGCAAAGCCAGCCATACTTGAGTCCAATGCAACTAGGGATGGAACGGCTGCATCTACAGACTGCTgtggatgaatgaaaaaaaaaaattattagtcAATAGAAACAGTTTCATTAAATTCATttttactactcctactattgttattagtattctaTTGCCATTACCCAGACTGtgaacattaccattaccattatcatctcatttctctcactctcacatttccttccttcactataaagtcacacactacacacacacatacacatactcatacacatacaaatacacatacacacacacatacacacacacatacacgcacacgcacacacacacacacaaacacacacacacacacacacacacacacacatatacaaacagagacacacacgcacacccacacacacacaaacacacacacgcacacacaaacacacacacatacacaaacacaaagacacacacaaacacacacaaacacatacacaaacacatacacaaaaacacacacatgtatatatgtatatatatatatatatatatatatatatatatatatatatatatatatatatatatatatatatatatataatatatatatatatatatatatatatacatatatatataaatatatatatatatatatacatatatatatacatatatatgtgtatatatatatatatatatatatatatatatatatatatatatatatatatataaatgtgtatatatatatatatatatatatatatatatatatatatatatatatataactatatatagaaatatatatatatatataaatataaatataaatatacatatatatatatatataaatatatatataaatatatatataaatatatacatatacatatacataaacatatacatatacatatacatatacatatacatatacattatatgtgtgtgtatatatatatatatatatatatatatatatatatatatatatatatatatatatacatacatacatacatacatacatacatacatacatacatacatacatacatacatacatacatacatacatacatacatacatacatacatacatacatacatacatacatacatacatatatacatacatacatatacacatacatacatacatgcatacatacatgcatacatacatacatgcatacatacatacatacatacatacatacatatatatatatatacatacatcatacatacatacatacatacatgtatacatacatatatgtatacatacatacatgtatacatacatacatgtatacatacatacatgtatacatacatacatacatacatacatacatacatacatatatacatacatacatacatacataaatacatacatacataaatacatacatacataaatacatacatacatacatacatacatacatacatacatacatacacacatacatacatacatatacatatacatatacattatatatgtatatatatatatatatatatatacatacatacatacatacatatatacatacatacatacatatatatatatatatacacataaatatatataaacatatatatatacatatatatacatatatatacatatatatatatatatttatatatatacatatatatatatatatatgtacatatatatgtatatgtatgtatatatatatatatttctatatatatatatatatatatacatatatatatgtatatatgtatatatgtatatatatatacatatatatacatatatatatacatatatatacatatatatatacatatatatacatatatatatatatatatatatatatatatatatatatatatatatatttatatatatagatatatatatatatatatatatatatatatatatatatatatatagatatatatagatatatatatatacatatatatatctatatatatatttatatatatatatatttatatatatatatatttttatatacatatatatatatatatatatatatatatatatatatatatatatatatatatatatatatgtgtgtgtgtgtatatatatatatatatatatatatatatatatatatatatatatatatatatatatatacacataaatatatatatacatatatatatatatacatatatatatacaaatatatacatatacatatacatatatatacatatatataaaaatatataaatatatatacatacatatacatatatagacatatatatatacatatatatacatatatatacacatatatatatacatatatatacatatatatacatatatatatatatatatatatacatatatatacatatatatacatatatatatatatatatatatatatatatatatatatacatatatatatacacatatatatatacatatatatatatatatatatatatataatatatatatatatataatatatatacacatatatatatacatatatatatatatattatatatatatatgtatatatatataatatatatatatgtatatatataaatatatatatatatatatatatatatatatatatatatatgtatatatatatataatataattatatatatatttctatatatatatatatatgtatatatatacatatatatatctatttatatatatatatatatatatatatatatatttatatatatacatatatatatgtatatatatatatatatatgtatatgtatatgtatatgtatatatatatgtgtatatatatatatatatatatatatatatatatatatatatatatatatatgtatatgtatatgtatatgtatatgtatatgtatatgtatatgtatatgtatatgtatatgtatatgtatatgtatatgtatatatatatatatatatatatatatatatatatacatatacatatacatatacatatacatatacatatacatatacatatacatatacatatacatatacatatacatatacatatacatatgcatatgcatatgcatatgcatatgcatatgcatatgcatatacatatacatatacatatacatatttacacacacacacacacacacacacacacacacacacacatacacacatacacacatacacacacacacacacacacacacacacacacacacacacacacacacacacacacacacacacacacacacacacacacacacacacacacacacacaaacacacacataaacacaaaaacactcactcaaacactcactcactcaaacactcactcactcaaacactcactccctcaaacactcactcactcaaacactcactcactcaaacactcactcactcaaacactcactcactcaaacactcactcactcactcacactcacattcacacactcgcacacatacacacacacacacacacacacacacacacacacacacacacacacacacacacacacacacacacacacacacacatacacacacacacacacacacacacacacacacacacacacacacacacacacacacacacacacacacatacacacacatccacacacacacacacacacacacatacacacacacacacacatacacacacacacacatacacacacacacacacacacacacacacacacacacacacacatgctcacacacacacacgctcaatcacacacacgctcaatcacacacacgctcaatcacacacacactcaatcacacacacactcaatcacacacacactcaatcacacacacactcaatcacactcactctctcgatcacacactcactctctcgatcacacactcactcactcgatcacacactatctcactcactcgatcacacactatctcactcactcgatcacacactatctcactcactcgatcacacactatctcactcactatctcactatctcactcactatctcactatctcactcactccaACCTAGTCATTtagttatttcatttatctattcattcattttatcttatttactaatttacttattttcctttttattcacttCCCTAATTATTTTCTGATTGACTAAttaactgagtgagtgagtgagtgatttttCATTcacctgtttatttgtttatgtattttcctATTTGTCTCAACAAAACCAGACACCtgaaattgaaaataatcattagTTTCAAACTAATCAAATTAACAAACACTTCAGGACCATCGCTCTAACCTGCAATGCATCTAGGGACAAGAATCCAAAGTGTGACAGTAGCAGTCTAGCCGTTTGGAATTCATGGCAGAGTGGAGGTGCAGCACACTCTGTCTCTACATCAGGGTATTCTGTGGTTTCTCTTTCTACCTGATGCCGAACATTGTCTTCAAACGCAACCTGTTAATATTGTAATGCAAAGCTATGATTTATAAACTATGTTGAGGAGAGTGTATCAATAAATCATTAAACATAATTTCTTAATTCTTCACactttgtattaaaaaaaagcaaaaaaaagcttACATAGTTTGAAGCAAcaatatatcaatgtgtatactaaatgtaaaaaaatacattCTGTTTAACAGTGGAATTATACAAAAATGCTTACCTGATGGTCCAAAATCTGCAAAAGTTTATCATGCTCTATAGCAGACTTCTCATCATTCAAAATTACACTTTCCAGTGATGGAATGGACTTGTCTCTGAAACAATGTTAATAAGCAGATTaaatttcttgttattctttaaaAGGCTTTAGAAAAGCATCCTGAGCAAAATCATGAAAAACTTACATAAATGCAAACAAGGTAATGGTATATGCCTTATGTAATAGGTTATCTTTAGCTTAGTTTAAGTCAGTTATTAACTTGTGGAGCATAGGCATTGCTCAGGCTTAGAAGCACAGGTGTGAGTCACAGCTCTGATAatgttatgttttatttgttgtagATGCAACTTCTGACAACAGAATCCTTATAGATTCCATTACTGCTACTGACAAAACATAACCCAAAACaaaatacacatctacatatatatgtaatctactCTTTTGCAATCTAATCATCAGTGCACTAAAGTGAGATCATGATCAAAAGCAGATATCAATCAGAGAGACAACTCCCTAAATGCCTGATGTTCACtccatttgaaagctgaatatcCTAAACAAAAGATGAATGACTGTAACAAATTTAAATTGCAAAAGCCAAATTCTCACAAAACAGCTCTAATAAAACTTACGCTTTGCTGAGAGGGATCCTGTCAACACTATCTGGGAAATATTTTGGTTTTACACTGTGCTTAATCCCAACATCATTCATTGGCAATGGGCGTCCTGGATTGACAGTGTACAGCTTAGCTGAGGACTTGTGTCTTGGTAAGTGTCGCAATTGCATGGTCCACACCACTCGTCCAAATGGCCCACGGATCAAGGCAGTAACTGTTGGCTGGGGGTCTAAAGTACAGACAAGAAATAAGTCCCTCTTTATACAAAGGATTATACCTAAAAATAAATTAGAAGAtcctatgattatcatatataaaaacGAAGTATCAATTTTTGTGCTAATAAGACTAAAATTGCTCTGCTTCCTGCACTTCACCCACTGACATCATATAGCACAGTGGATATGTCATGTCCACTATGATTTCAATTCATGAATTTTGCTTACACATAGACTACTCCACAAGAGCTTAGTCACCAAGAAATTATTATCTAGTTCTACCTGATCTTaccattttccttaattttctgaaatatttttttgtgtactgttgttatcagtattgataaTACCATTACAGTTAtcctaatgtcaataataaaaaaataaataaaagtaatgatagtaatagcattaaaAAAGTTTCCCAAATATTCAAGGAATGGGGATATCATATTTTGAGGTCAGTTAGGTCTACTTATTGACTACATGGTGTCTAGGCACTTGTGGTGTTATCTGTGTGCAAACAAAATCCACAAAACAAACCTACAGTGAAAAGTGCAGTTACCAGGTAGAAATGGTTTAATATGCTAACCTTGATGATTCCCAAGAGGCTGCTCTAAGAGGGCAAGCATTATAGAATTCTGAGCCACAAAATATCTAAAATGGAGTGCAGCAGTGTCCCTTGTGAGCTGGTCAGATCCTCCCCAGGTGTTGCAGTGTCGTAGTAGGGTCACTTCATccagcaaggaggagagagattcaGCACCACACACAGATGGAAAAGTTCCAACCTGAAAGATATTCAGTTTCCCATGGCAGAAAAAGTTATAAATACATTAAATATTAATTGTTCATACAACTTTAATTACACCAAATTCTGAATTAATGAGTGGTAAATAGAGCATCTATGTGGATTTTTTACTATAGCATTTTCAAATTCACTTGTATTCCTGATATATCAAACAAAACCACCTAcccataaatacagataaaacacaaataaattgcAAATACACATGCCCTAATAGTCAATTAAAAACTCACCTGAGATAAAACACATGAGAGCAGTGCCTCAGCAGCATCTTTAACCCTCATGCTTGCTGGTTTTAACTCCTTTTCATGCTTGAGTCTTGGGGCATCACTTGATTTTACCTGAAAATTAAAAAGTGTATCATAATGTAAACTGCAACAAAATTTGCAATCTAAAGGTATGATCATTTCTGTCATAATATTGGAGGAGTTTATATAAACCAGATTATTATTCTGAAAATCATACCATTCCACATATACCTGTGATTTGGATCCTGATATGCCAAGTTCAACAACCTCTAGA
This window of the Penaeus vannamei isolate JL-2024 unplaced genomic scaffold, ASM4276789v1 unanchor975, whole genome shotgun sequence genome carries:
- the LOC138861131 gene encoding ral GTPase-activating protein subunit beta-like, with product MWPLSWSEVFVSKQLDYAIDDVKKVIYSAHALFVRAIYLVCHRLISSWKSDVNVSLAGLELLSGLARLNIAEQDGLECKRAVKWLCDYIAYQCSRPPRAHSKDLHSTIVAAFHCASVWLVAHPYLLQDKECLATVLEVVELGISGSKSQVKSSDAPRLKHEKELKPASMRVKDAAEALLSCVLSQVGTFPSVCGAESLSSLLDEVTLLRHCNTWGGSDQLTRDTAALHFRYFVAQNSIMLALLEQPLGNHQDPQPTVTALIRGPFGRVVWTMQLRHLPRHKSSAKLYTVNPGRPLPMNDVGIKHSVKPKYFPDSVDRIPLSKADKSIPSLESVILNDEKSAIEHDKLLQILDHQVAFEDNVRHQVERETTEYPDVETECAAPPLCHEFQTARLLLSHFGFLSLDALQQSVDAAVPSLVALDSSMAGFARDLDLLDTTNNRTIDTAHVFYVRAGQSAPQDILLNVVGILLLFVFLVS